CTACGGACCCCGGGCTCCGGGCCTGAAGTCCTGTTTCGCGGCCTGCTTAGGGGCGGACGCCTGAATCTCAATCCCTCCACGCCGGAAATTGCGGTAAGCCCCGGTAAAACGCCATATCGTGGTTGGGCCAGAGCTCGGCCTTTTCCCTTGCGGCCAGAGACTTGAGCTTACGTATACTGGTCAGTGCCAACGCCTGGTTATCCTGCCAGCAGCATCCTGGGGCTATTTCCTCGGAGAGATTTTCGCTCAGATCCGCCGCATCGCCGCAGAGGATGATAGGTGACCCTTTTTGCAACTCGATGAACAGCGACATATGCCCGGCGGTATGACCCGGACTGGCGACAGCACGAATTCCCGTTGTTACGGTATATTCACCGGTCGTGAGGTGCCAGCGGGTCGCATCCGCCAGCTCATCCTTAAATACACTGCCGTCCATTCCAGTATGCGCGGCAGCCAACTCATCCGCATGAACGTGCACTTCGCAGTCCGGAAGCTCGCAGAGACCGCCAACATGGTCGAAATGCAGGTGCCCGACAAACACGACGTCTATATCGGACGAGCACAGTCCCAGGCGTGCCAGATAACGCGGAATACGCTGCTCGTCACCCATCTTCGGCGGCTCGACTGTCGGGCGCATCGGATAAAAATATTGCGCCTGCAAGCCAGGGTTGGAGACCTTGCGGTAATCGCATCCCACGTCGTACAGAATCCTGCCATTGGGTGTTGCTATCAGATAGGCGAGTATGGGCGCGTCGATGAACTCCCCATGACCCCGGCCGTGAGTGGAAATCTTTTTTTCATAGCGTATTGTCCCGGTAAGCAGCGGCCAGACTTTCACTCCCTTCGCTTTTACTCCCTTCGGCATGTCCTCTTCCAGCTATTGCGATAAAACGAGATGACACCCCCTCGACTGCTACCGCGACCTCTGCAGCAACTAGCGCAACCGGGGTCAGCGGCTCTTCCGCTCGGCATCCGGGTTTTCCGCATCCCCGGCGCTGTGCATCGAGTTGGCGATCATGTGCGCGGAAAAGTTCATCGCGAATGGCACCACGAGGATGGCCGCCAGCAATATCAGCAAGGCAGTGTTGACGCCAATGTCTATCTCCCCCTGCAGTACTCTGATGAAAAACCAGGCGAGAAGCCACACCAGGCCAATCACTGCGGCGGAAATGATGAGCACAAGACTAAAATCCGTCATGGACGACTGTTTACGAACTTGTTCACTGCTGCCAATAGATATAACTGCGAGCTATGACTGCGCAGTTCCATCGAAGTCTCTCGTTGGCAAACATGTTACCGCAGCCTCCGTGCATTGCAAGCAGGCATCCCAAGCGCGACTGATGACAACCAGGCGCGAAAGAGTCTTGACGCGCTGCCGGGCGTCCACCGTAGACGCTGTCAATCCGTCACGGCGCCGGCACCTTCACCTGCGGCAGTCGCGGCACTCGAGTGCGCCATATGACCGCCAGCAGGCTCCCAAGCAACGAGTGCATGACCGCCGAAACCGCGCCAACCACGGGCGCCAGCGGCAACAATGGAAACGCCTGCTTCGCGAGCACGATGGCAAGACCCGAGTTTTGCATCCCCACCTCGATCGAGATCGTCCTTGCGCTCTGTCCCTGATAACCCAGCATTTGGGCGAAGCTATAGCCCATCAGGAAGCCGCCCCCATGCAGCAGTGCGGTAGCGAGGACCAGTTCCCCTCCGTAGGCAAGTATCGCCTCTGCATTCGCGGCAAAGACGACGGCGCAAATGAAACAGACGCCGATGACAGATAACAGCGGCGCCACAGGCATTACCCCCGCAACCGCTCGGGGAACCCACCGGTTGAGCAGCACGCCCAGCACAACGGGAATGATCACCACCTGCAGGGTTTGCTTGAAAAGCATCCAGGTATCCACCGGAACCATCGCCCCGACAAGCAACTGGGTGAGCAACGGCGTTAAAATGATCGCAGCCATGGTGGAACAGACTGTCATTACCACCGACAGCGCCACATCCGCCCCAGCGATGTACGTGACCAGGTTCGATGCAGTGCCGCCTGGACAGCATCCAACCAGGATCAGGCCAACGGCGAAATGGGGCGGCAGGTTCAGGGCATGAGCCACGCCCCACCCCAGCAGCGGCATGACCGAGTACTGTGCCGCAAAACCGATCCCCACTGCCCGGGGCATGCGGGCAATTCTGCGAAAATCGTCAAGAGTCAGTGTCAACCCCATGCACAGCATGACAAACGCGAGCACCAGCACCATGATGGAACCCTGGTTCAGGGCTATGAACCATTCGGGCCAGCAAAGCGCCATTGCTCCGGAGAGAATCATCCAGAACGGGAATAAGAGAGCCAGTTTGTGTAACATGAGGCGAGTGCCCGGCGTCAACCCTTTTTCATTGCGGACGTGGCAGAACGAGTGAATAGCAGCGTGTGATGCTGTGCGTGGCGGCCGGTCAGTCGCATGTGGCTCAACCCCGCTTGCCGGGCCATTTCCTGCAGGGTGGAAAGGGGTTCGGGGTAATCATGTTCACGCACATGAGCACAGGCTTCCTCCAGTTGGTCCCGAGGCACCTCCGTCCATTTCTCGTGCATGAATCGCAGATAACCCTCCAGATAGGTTTCCCGGTCCTGGTTTTCCTCGCGTACGACATCCACCAGGATCAGCCAGCCCTTCTCCGACAGGGATCGCCCGGCGGCGCGGAAAAAGCGCGCCTTCTGATCGGTCATCAGATGATGAAGCGCAAATCCGGTGAAAAGAACATCCCAGCTTTCCGCGGTCGATTCGACCGCATCCAGAAGATCCCCCTGGGTTAAAACGACCTCGCCGGGGAGTTCCGCCAGGTACTCATGCGCCTCTGCCAGCGCCGTCTCGGACAAATCCACGCCCCGGTACAACGTTGGCGGTATGCGCATCAGGCAGGGCGCCAGATAGCGAGCATTGCCGCAGCCAAGATCCAGCAGTCGGTAGGGTGAATCATCGCGCAGACTCAGAAGCTCATCGACCCCAGCGTAGATCTCTCGATGAAACATATAGTTATGCTCAGTCAGCAAATCGTAGAGCGACCATGAGCGGGTGAAAATCGCGGCAGGATTGGGGTAGGACATGAATGCGGGCCGGATGCTTTTATGGAACCCCGCAATATACCTGATTTGGCGACGGCTGTTACGCGGCTTGCGTCCAACCAAACGAGGAGGCAGGAAACCATTGCCTCGCGATGGCGCCGATTACGCCAGCAATAACGGCGTACCTGCCGCATGGGTCAAAGGGGGCAATTACGCGATCTAGGTCAGCGGCATCAAACCTGCCGGTCGCATCAGACGTTAAACATATCCGCTGCCGCGTCATACTTCAGGCTGGCGGTCAATCCGGTCAACTGGACATGGTAATCATTTGCCGTGATGCTGTGACTGCTGTCCAAATCGATGTACAGGTCGCGGCCATTCTTCAAACAAACGTTGGTCGATGCGCTCATCACTTCCGTTAAGGTGATGTCGGATGTCGCCGTGCTCAGGCGGGCACCGTTCGCTATCAGCAGCGCCTCAAGAGCGGCGCTGAAATCAAGTGCATCATCGCTGCTGAAGTCCGATACCGTGTCCAGCTCGCCGGCACGAATATCGCCGCTATTGAAGGAGGTTGCAGTCCATCCAAACCGGTCATCGCCGCCACCGCCGGTAAGCTTGTCATTGCCAGCCCCACCGTGCAGCGTGTCATTGCCCAACCTGCCATTCAGCGCGTTTGCACCCGCGTCGCCAATAAGCCTATCGTCAAAGGCAGAACCGGTCAGCTGTTCGATGCCCTTTAACTTGTCAACGCCATCACCTGCCGTTGCGCGGCCACCCGCCAGGGAAAGGTCTGCGTCGACCGGAGCGGTCGCAGTCGCGTATGAGACCTCATCCCACCCTCCCCCACCGTTCAGCGTATCGCTCCCCAAGCCCCCGATGAGGAGATCGTTCCCCGCCCCGCCGTTCAGGATATCATTGCCGCTGTCGCCGGACAGAATGTCGTTCCCATCGTCCCCGATGACAAAGTCATTGCCTTCGCCGCCGTTCATCACATCATTGCCGTTATGGCCCGTCATGAAGTCGCCGCCGCTCCCGCCGTACATCTTATCGTTATCAAATACGTTACGGTCCGCCCACTCGGACCCGCGCATAGTGTCGTTTCCCGCCCCCCCTGAAAGAATGTTGCCCGCGACGCTGCCGAAAATGGTATCGTCATAACTGCTGCCGGTTGCGTTCTCAATGTTGGCGCCGAAGGCAATCGCTAGATTGTCCCGCACCCATGCATGCTCATTCCATATGGCCTCCCCGATCTTGCTGTACACTCCGGGAGTCAGGTGGAGCTCAACATTCCGCGGCTGATTCGCCGCGCTCAGCGTATCCACGCCCCCGCCATCCCAGATCGTCTCGTAGACCTTTGCGCCCGCCGCCCAGCTGTAGGTATCGTTCCCGTTCCGATAGTTCGAGTTGGGGCCGTATATCATTTGCAACGCGAGCACATCGTAGAGCATGGGGGTGGTAGGGAAAAAATTCGGACCGACACCATCAATCTCGTCTCCGACGTAATCCCGATAGCTCATGATGGTGTACTTGAGCGCATCGACGGACAGGCTCATGATGTCGTTATCATTATTCTCGTGCGGATGCTCCAGCCCCAGGGCGTGGCCGACTTCATGCATGATCGCGTAGTACGCGTAGTCCCCAACAGCCGGGCTGTTAAAGTCATTCTTGTTGAGCCACACATCTCCGCCGTAAGGCTTGTTATCCTGCCCAGGATAGTAGGCCCAGGCCGTAGGTGGCGAATTCGACATCGCGAAGCGGATATCGCCTACCGAGCTATTATCCCCAGCGTCCAACTGGCTGTCGGCGGTGTCGGCCACCTCCTTAACGTTGAGGTTTGCAACCCGGGCCCACTTTTGCACCGCTTCGCGCGCGGCCTGCATCTGTGAAACGTTAAGGGCTTCCCCGCTGTCGTCCGGCTCACCGGCGTATCCGAAAGCGCCGCTACTTGCCGGGCCGCTGCTGCCCACAGCAAAGGAAACCGGGAAACTGAACGTAACCTTCCCGCCTCCACCGAGGCCGGTGCTACCCCACTTGGTGCCGACAATCAAAGCGTTGACTTCACTGTTCCCGGTAGGCGCAGGGCCGATCCTGGTGTAGGTGCCACTGCTGTAAACCGAGCTATAAACTGAACTGGGAACTGAGCTGGGAAGGGGGTTCACGATGGTAGTCCTTTTCACGCAAATCGGCTCGATACGCGATCCAGACACTATGTTTTGCCGCTCGCAAGGTCTGTGCGGTTTCGCGCCTAACGAGCGGTAAAACACTCACCAATATGAAGTCTTTCCATTGTCGACTCTCCAGAATGACAACAGGGTGGCAAACTCATAGAGAAGACTGCTCGCCCCTCGCTGGAAGCAGGGCAAACTTACCGCCCGTCAAGCCGCATCCGTCGGTTACGGCAAAATGAGCGATGGTTCACAAAAAAATGTTAAATTTTTCACAACTCATCGTTAAAATACTAACTCACCGTTTTTCCGTGAGATCTGACCATGAACCGGTTAGTCCCTTATATCCGAACCGCAGACGGAGCCATCCAGCGCATCAGTGACGGAATCTACGAGGCCTCGGGCGACTCCCTGGAACCGTATATTCATAAGCAAAACCTGGTCGGTTGGCCTGAGCCACGAGTTTTCTGGGCGAAGAAAACGGGGCCCAGCCTGGGCATCGCGCCGCTGCCAGCTTCTTCTCCAGACTGATCTACCTCAACTATCTTTTTTTGTTGAGCTGGCGGATGCCCGCGTTCCGCAATTGCTCCGACACCCTCTCCTGCGCCTATGAGGCCTGAATTGATCTATCTGCTTCGATTTCCCTGCCCCATTTTCCAATCCATCGCCTGATACCAACCCCTGGCGGATCGCCCTGCTGGCATCCCGCAGTCCCCCGTTGATTATTAAAAGCGAATCGCTCCATCCTTTATCTATAGGGAAAGGGGCCGCAAGCCGGCGAAATAACGATCCGACAAGCTGCAAGCCGCACCAGAATCCGCAGTATGACCCTGACTTCAACGCCTCGGACTAACCCAGAAACGGTGGTATTAGCAACAACGGGGTAGAAAATCCGCTGTCGTTTTAATAGCACGTATGATCAGGGGAAAACTCCAGCACTAGCCCAGCTTTACTATTGTGGCAACCGGTGACGGGCAATATCATCACCATGCGTATCTACTATGTAATGCGCGGCGAGGGGCTTTCTTGGTGGATGTATTCTTCAGGGAGCGGGCATGAAAACGTACAAGGCGCTGGTTGCGATCAGCCTGATCAGCGGAAGCGCAAACGCTGCCGATTTTTCCTTTATCGGGAATTTCGGCAATGCTAACGAGGTACAGGAATTTAATTTCGCCGTCACAGGCGCAGCTAGAGAGGTTACGCTGCGCACATGGTCCTACGCGGGTGGAAGCAATTCCGAAGGGACAGTCATAGCCCGCGGCGGATTTGACCCGATGGTCACGCTTTTCGCCGCTTCCTCGGGCGCCCGTATCGGTTTCAGCGATGACGGCGGTGCGCTAAGTGCAAGAGACCCTGTCAGCGGCCACACCTGGGACTCGTTCCTTACGCACCTTCTCTCCCCTGGCAGTTATACCGCCACCGTAACCCAATACAGCAACTTTCCTAGGGGGTCATTGACCGATGGCTTCCAGGGCACGGGTCACACTGGTTTCAACGGCAGGGATTCACATTGGGCACTGGATGTGCTGAATGTCGAGGGCGCCTCGCTCGGCAGTTCGCATAGCGCCCCGGTATCTTCCGTTCCTGAGCCCGAATCCTATGCCCTTCTGCTGGCGGGTCTTGCTGTTGTGAGCATTGCATCCATGCGAAGAGAGGCCGCGCAACCGCCGTTATAGTTCACCCTGTCCCGCACCTCTGCGTACATCCGGAAAAGGGTGCCCTTCCAACCGCCGCTCGACCGTCCCCCTCTAGATAGCAACCACTGTTTGAAACCAACCAAGTTCGGCATTGGGGGAGCCGGGATCCTTCCGCCCAACTTGATTCCTGTCGCGGCGGCTTTATGCGCTTTCCCCCGCCGCCGTGCGACGCACCCGCTGGGAGAATGCAGTCGGTAACGGCAGCACTGACGCAATTCTTGACAACAATTCCCGGGTTAGCAAATCGGGGACCGTAACTCATTGAGATTTATACTTCTTTTATCTGGCATAATGCTTGCTTGATCCGTGATGCCGCAGGATGTGCGCCCATCTATGGTCTATACGCTGCTCACGTACGCCTGGGCATGAGAGATTTCACGGATGAAAGACGAAAAAATACCTGAAAAAAACCGGTGGCGCGATTTCCGCTCCGGGCTTTTTCATTGCGATCGAACACCGCCACGCGCCTCTGTTCAAGGTGGAACAACGCCAACCCGGCTACATGGTAATACCACGTCCTTTTATGCGGTTGGAAGACTTCTCGCTCATCAGATGAACCTATGCCTGGAGGGAGACCGGATCATGCGAGGACAATATGTAGCAGTTGTTTGCGGGGTTCTGCTGGTCGGTTGTGGTTCCCTGCCAGTACCCCACAATACTCAGGACACGAGCCCTGCCGTGCGCGTCGAAGGGACGCGCGGCGCGCTTTCCGTCGGGCAAAGCAAGCTTATGCTGGCCCGTAAAAACGGGAGCGCAGAAACAGACATTTTTACCAAACACCTTGCGCAGGTAGAGGAAATCTCCGAAAGCCCTCTCACGGCCGGGAACAAGGTGACATTGCTGCTTGACGGGCCCGCTACTTACAAATCCATGTATGCAGCAATACGGGACGCAAAAAGCAACATCAACATGGAAACCTATAGCATCGAGAATGACGAAGTTGGACGGCGCTTCGCCGACGCCCTGGTGGAGAAGCAAAAGAAAGGGGTGCAAGTGAATCTCGTTTATGACAGCGTCGGCTCTGCAAGTACGCCTGAAGAATTCTTCAGGTCTCTCATCGATGCCGGAGCGAACGTGCTGGAGTTCAATCCGCTCAATCCTCTGCTGATACGCAAGAAGTGGGAGATGGGACGCGATCACCGCAAGTTACTCCTAGTGGACGGCCAGGTGGCGTTCGTAGGGGGCGTAAACATCAGCAGCGTGTATTCCAGCGGATCGTTCAGATCGAAGCCGCCTGAGAAAGGGGCCAAGCCCTGGCGCGATACGCATATGCGTATCGAGGGTCCCGTCGTCCGGGAGTTCCAGAAACTGTTCGCGGCCACCTGGCTCAAGCAGAACGGAAAATCTCTCGATTGGGCGTCCTATTTCCCCCCGATCGACAAGAAGGGCACCGAAATAGTCAGGGTCCTCGGCAGTTCCCCTGATCAGCCGCATAACCCGATTTACGTGACGCTCCTGTCGGCGATCGACAGCGCGAAAACCTATGCGTATGTGACAAACGCATACTTTGTGCCTGACGCGCGTTTACTGGCGGCCTTGCGGAACGCGGCGCGGCGCAATGTCGACGTCCGACTGCTGCTCCCGGACGAGACCGACTCCAATCTTGTTTTTTATGCCTCGCATTCGTACTACGACGAATTATTAAGCGCCGGAGTAAAGATTTATGAACGCAAGGATGCCATGTTGCATGCCAAGACAGCGCTTATCGACGGTGTCTGGTCCACCATAGGCTCGAGTAATCTCGATTGGCTCAGCTTCGCGCATAACCAGGAGATCAACGCCATCGTTGTAGGTCAAGAGTTCGGCGAGCAGATGAAAGCCATGTATGACAAAGACATGGAGGCCTCCCATCTTGTCACGCTAGAACACTGGCGGCAGCGCTCCGTTGTCACGCGCTTGAAAGAGTTCGGCGCGCGCCTGCTCGCCCGCTGGATTTGATCGATGGGTTGGCTCTGAAAGCTCAGCACCGAAACAGGCAAGTGGCGCAGCCGGAAATATTCTCATTTTAATCGGGATTTCATGAATTCGACCGAGCTTCAGCATAAAGCTTTCCTGCTCCTGTTAGTTGCCGTGTCCGTGGCATTCGGCACCATACTGCTACCGTTTTACGGTGCCGTTTTCTGGGCGTGCGTGCTGGCCATCATGTTCACGCCGTTTTATCGGCGTCTGCTGGTCAGGATGCCTAAACGAGAGAACCTCGCCGCGCTTGCAACGCTGCTGCTCTGCTTGGTCATTGTGATCCTCCCCGCGACATTCATTACAACGTCACTGCTGCATGAGGGCCACGCGTTTTATCAGAAAATCAGCTCCGGAGAGCTGAAATTTAGCACATATTTTCACCAGGCTATCAGCATGCTCCCCCCATGGATCGTCAATCTCCTCGATGGCGCCGGGTTGGCAAAATTTTCAGAAGCAAAAGATACGTTATCAAACGGCGCCGCCCAGGAAACTCAGCTCATCGCCGTGGAAGGGCTAAAGATCGGACAAAATACATTCGAGTTCATCGTAAGCTTTAGCGTCATGCTCTATCTGCTGTTCTTCCTGTTGCGAGATGGAAACATCTTGTTTGAGAAAATAAGACTTGCTATCCCGCTACACCCCGAACACAAGCGGCACCTGTTCAGCAAATTCACCACCGTTGTCCGTGCCACTGTAAAGGGCAACATTGCCGTGGCCGCATTGCAGGGCGCGCTGGGAGGCGTGATGTTCGCGTTTCTCGGAATTCCGGGGGCCGTGTTGTGGGGGACAGTAATGGCTTTTCTTTCCCTTTTGCCGGCGATTGGGGCGGGGTTAATCTGGGGACCCGTCGCAATCTACTTCCTTCTTACCGGAGCGATCTTCGAAGGAACAGTTCTTATCGTCTTTGGAATATTCGTTATAGGCTTGGTGGATAATATCCTGCGGCCCATACTCGTCGGCGCTGACACTCAAATTCCCGATTACATGGTTCTTATCTCCACCCTTGGAGGAATGGTTCTTTTCGGGCTAACCGGGTTTGTCATCGGCCCCGTGATCGCCGCTTTGTTTATGGCAGCCTGGGATCTTTTTTCTTCAAGCCGGCAAGCGCAATAACCATTCGGTCGTCCTCTTGCCGCCGCCCTAACCGCTCATCCGTGGATCAGGCCGACCCGGATGATTGCACTAATGACGTTTCAGCACGATGAATTATTGTGAACAGTTCCGGCGCTGAGATCTGTTCGTGGCGAAGGCCAATTCTGAATCAGGCCGTTGCCGACTCTCCGGGCGCGGTCTTTCGATTCCATACCCTTGCGCGTAGTCAACGCCAAT
The window above is part of the Nitrosospira sp. Is2 genome. Proteins encoded here:
- a CDS encoding N-acyl homoserine lactonase family protein yields the protein MPKGVKAKGVKVWPLLTGTIRYEKKISTHGRGHGEFIDAPILAYLIATPNGRILYDVGCDYRKVSNPGLQAQYFYPMRPTVEPPKMGDEQRIPRYLARLGLCSSDIDVVFVGHLHFDHVGGLCELPDCEVHVHADELAAAHTGMDGSVFKDELADATRWHLTTGEYTVTTGIRAVASPGHTAGHMSLFIELQKGSPIILCGDAADLSENLSEEIAPGCCWQDNQALALTSIRKLKSLAAREKAELWPNHDMAFYRGLPQFPAWRD
- a CDS encoding bile acid:sodium symporter family protein gives rise to the protein MALCWPEWFIALNQGSIMVLVLAFVMLCMGLTLTLDDFRRIARMPRAVGIGFAAQYSVMPLLGWGVAHALNLPPHFAVGLILVGCCPGGTASNLVTYIAGADVALSVVMTVCSTMAAIILTPLLTQLLVGAMVPVDTWMLFKQTLQVVIIPVVLGVLLNRWVPRAVAGVMPVAPLLSVIGVCFICAVVFAANAEAILAYGGELVLATALLHGGGFLMGYSFAQMLGYQGQSARTISIEVGMQNSGLAIVLAKQAFPLLPLAPVVGAVSAVMHSLLGSLLAVIWRTRVPRLPQVKVPAP
- a CDS encoding class I SAM-dependent methyltransferase: MSYPNPAAIFTRSWSLYDLLTEHNYMFHREIYAGVDELLSLRDDSPYRLLDLGCGNARYLAPCLMRIPPTLYRGVDLSETALAEAHEYLAELPGEVVLTQGDLLDAVESTAESWDVLFTGFALHHLMTDQKARFFRAAGRSLSEKGWLILVDVVREENQDRETYLEGYLRFMHEKWTEVPRDQLEEACAHVREHDYPEPLSTLQEMARQAGLSHMRLTGRHAQHHTLLFTRSATSAMKKG
- a CDS encoding M10 family metallopeptidase; this encodes MNPLPSSVPSSVYSSVYSSGTYTRIGPAPTGNSEVNALIVGTKWGSTGLGGGGKVTFSFPVSFAVGSSGPASSGAFGYAGEPDDSGEALNVSQMQAAREAVQKWARVANLNVKEVADTADSQLDAGDNSSVGDIRFAMSNSPPTAWAYYPGQDNKPYGGDVWLNKNDFNSPAVGDYAYYAIMHEVGHALGLEHPHENNDNDIMSLSVDALKYTIMSYRDYVGDEIDGVGPNFFPTTPMLYDVLALQMIYGPNSNYRNGNDTYSWAAGAKVYETIWDGGGVDTLSAANQPRNVELHLTPGVYSKIGEAIWNEHAWVRDNLAIAFGANIENATGSSYDDTIFGSVAGNILSGGAGNDTMRGSEWADRNVFDNDKMYGGSGGDFMTGHNGNDVMNGGEGNDFVIGDDGNDILSGDSGNDILNGGAGNDLLIGGLGSDTLNGGGGWDEVSYATATAPVDADLSLAGGRATAGDGVDKLKGIEQLTGSAFDDRLIGDAGANALNGRLGNDTLHGGAGNDKLTGGGGDDRFGWTATSFNSGDIRAGELDTVSDFSSDDALDFSAALEALLIANGARLSTATSDITLTEVMSASTNVCLKNGRDLYIDLDSSHSITANDYHVQLTGLTASLKYDAAADMFNV
- a CDS encoding DVUA0089 family protein, with product MKTYKALVAISLISGSANAADFSFIGNFGNANEVQEFNFAVTGAAREVTLRTWSYAGGSNSEGTVIARGGFDPMVTLFAASSGARIGFSDDGGALSARDPVSGHTWDSFLTHLLSPGSYTATVTQYSNFPRGSLTDGFQGTGHTGFNGRDSHWALDVLNVEGASLGSSHSAPVSSVPEPESYALLLAGLAVVSIASMRREAAQPPL
- the cls gene encoding cardiolipin synthase; this translates as MKDEKIPEKNRWRDFRSGLFHCDRTPPRASVQGGTTPTRLHGNTTSFYAVGRLLAHQMNLCLEGDRIMRGQYVAVVCGVLLVGCGSLPVPHNTQDTSPAVRVEGTRGALSVGQSKLMLARKNGSAETDIFTKHLAQVEEISESPLTAGNKVTLLLDGPATYKSMYAAIRDAKSNINMETYSIENDEVGRRFADALVEKQKKGVQVNLVYDSVGSASTPEEFFRSLIDAGANVLEFNPLNPLLIRKKWEMGRDHRKLLLVDGQVAFVGGVNISSVYSSGSFRSKPPEKGAKPWRDTHMRIEGPVVREFQKLFAATWLKQNGKSLDWASYFPPIDKKGTEIVRVLGSSPDQPHNPIYVTLLSAIDSAKTYAYVTNAYFVPDARLLAALRNAARRNVDVRLLLPDETDSNLVFYASHSYYDELLSAGVKIYERKDAMLHAKTALIDGVWSTIGSSNLDWLSFAHNQEINAIVVGQEFGEQMKAMYDKDMEASHLVTLEHWRQRSVVTRLKEFGARLLARWI
- a CDS encoding AI-2E family transporter — translated: MNSTELQHKAFLLLLVAVSVAFGTILLPFYGAVFWACVLAIMFTPFYRRLLVRMPKRENLAALATLLLCLVIVILPATFITTSLLHEGHAFYQKISSGELKFSTYFHQAISMLPPWIVNLLDGAGLAKFSEAKDTLSNGAAQETQLIAVEGLKIGQNTFEFIVSFSVMLYLLFFLLRDGNILFEKIRLAIPLHPEHKRHLFSKFTTVVRATVKGNIAVAALQGALGGVMFAFLGIPGAVLWGTVMAFLSLLPAIGAGLIWGPVAIYFLLTGAIFEGTVLIVFGIFVIGLVDNILRPILVGADTQIPDYMVLISTLGGMVLFGLTGFVIGPVIAALFMAAWDLFSSSRQAQ